A single Cottoperca gobio chromosome 5, fCotGob3.1, whole genome shotgun sequence DNA region contains:
- the LOC115008574 gene encoding glutathione hydrolase 7-like isoform X1 yields MDGSTETQLNRKLPFSYNSFAGSPQLADGSSDFDKNRDLSHLPKNIPLKQLASGSPNLFDRSLSSFKETDEDISSQDTLMHVYAVSITFAIGVTIALILCINLGGSLVFVNGAVVSDHERCTLLSQRVLHDGGSSVDAAITAALCLGVVHPHVSGVGGGGVMLVHDIQKNETRVISFQGTAPTTLKEEMLQNVLELKAGLQVGVPGLLRGLHHAHSLYGSLSWEDVVARAAAVAKEGFNVSLGLAEAISKVKGEQLSQRFRDMFLPDGHALLPGSYLKMSSLARVLEAGLSNFYDGIFSQEIEDEVQANGGVLSRADISDYSVQVEQPVEGLYDEFVIQVPPPPSTGAALISALNILDYLHFNGNNNIDNQTHHWVAEVLKGGLGEPKSSVTELLFNVLSKTQAEVLRQRINSSHTSPADSIVHSLQTERMAGKVVVMGPDDLIVSVASSLGTLFGSRIITQSGVVLNSLILNFSWPNKTRSQLLTSQKNRVQPGKRPLSPLMPTIVVPAWHKCGSYVALSSAGGQQSLSVIIQVLISALSFHKENNDSLSLRRLHPQRQPNRLLVDPEFPEEKTNPVVLGILRNKDIITPLTVPQLSDSSL; encoded by the exons ATGGATGGTTCTACTGAAACACAACTTAACAGGAAGTTACCATTCAGTTACAATAGTTTTGCTGGTTCACCTCAATTGGCTGATGGCTCAAGTGACTTCGACAAAAACCGTG ACCTCAGCCACCTCCCAAAGAACATCCCTCTGAAACAGTTGGCCTCTGGTAGCCCAAATTTGTTTGACCGAAGCCTGTCCAGCTTCAAAGAGACAGACGAGGACATCTCCAGTCAGGACACACTCATGCATGTCTATGCTGTATCTATCACCTTTGCCATTGGAGTGACCATTGCTTTGATCCTGTGTATTAACCTGGGGGGAAGTTTG GTTTTTGTAAATGGTGCGGTAGTGTCGGATCATGAGCGCTGCACTTTACTCAGCCAGAGAGTCCTTCATGATGGGGGATCCAGTGTGGATGCTGCCATCACTGCCGCCCTGTGTTTGGGTGTTGTGCATCCACATGTGTCAGGTGTTGGCGG AGGTGGGGTGATGCTGGTTCATGACATCCAGAAGAATGAAACCAGGGTGATTAGTTTTCAGGGAACTGCACCTACAACACTTAAAGAGGAGATGCTGCAGAACGTTTTAGAACTAAAG GCAGGATTGCAAGTGGGAGTGCCAGGTCTGCTCAGAGGCTTACACCATGCTCACAGCCTGTATGGGAG TCTATCATGGGAGGATGTGGTCgccagagctgctgctgttgccaaAGAAGGTTTCAATGTGTCTCTCGGTCTTG CTGAAGCTATATCAAAGGTAAAAGGTGAGCAGCTGTCGCAACGTTTCAGGGATATGTTCCTCCCAGATGGCCACGCTCTGCTTCCTGGTTCATATCTGAAGATGTCAAGTCTGGCTCGAGTCCTTGAGGCTGGTCTGTCAAATTTCTATGATGGGATCTTCTCACAAGAGATAGAAGATGAG GTGCAAGCTAATGGAGGGGTCCTGAGCAGAGCCGACATCAGTGACTAcagtgtgcaggtggagcagccAGTGGAAGGCCTGTACGATG AATTCGTTATTCAAGTACCTCCTCCCCCATCCACTGGTGCAGCGTTGATATCAGCGCTCAACATTTTGGACTACCTCCATTTCAATGGGAACAATAACATAGACAATCAAACACACCACTGGGTTGCCGAG GTTCTGAAAGGAGGTTTGGGTGAACCTAAGTCTTCAGTGACTGAGCTGCTCTTTAACGTGCTGAG TAAGACTCAAGCTGAAGTGCTTCGCCAGAGGATCAATTCCTCCCATACCTCTCCAGCCGACTCCATTGTCCACTCCCTACAGACAGAGCGGATGGCCGGGAAAGTTGTGGTCATGGGACCAGATGACCTCATAGTGTCAGTTGCAAG TTCCTTGGGCACGCTGTTTGGTAGCAGAATTATTACACAATCAGGCGTTGTTCTCAACAGCCTCATCCTCAACTTCTCCTGGCCAAACAAAACCCGAAGTCAACTCTTAACCAGCCAG AAAAACCGAGTCCAGCCTGGAAAGAGACCCCTATCCCCTCTCATGCCCACAATAGTGGTGCCAGCGTGGCATAAATGTGGGAGCTACGTGGCTCTAAGCAGTGCAGGTGGACAACAGAGTTTGAGTGTGATCATCCAG GTGTTGATCAGTGCACTGTCCTTCCATAAAGAGAACAATGACAGCCTCTCCCTGAGAAGACTCCACCCCCAACGTCAGCCAAACCGACTTCTTGTTGATc CTGAGTTTCCGGAAGAGAAGACAAACCCTGTTGTACTGGGTATCCTGAGGAACAAAGACATCATTACACCCTTAACAGTACCTCAATTATCTGATAGTTCCTTATAG
- the snai1a gene encoding LOW QUALITY PROTEIN: snail family zinc finger 1a (The sequence of the model RefSeq protein was modified relative to this genomic sequence to represent the inferred CDS: deleted 1 base in 1 codon): MPRSFLVKKYFAKQKPNYSELVCHNDTLLERYPLAELSSGDNTCFTTGLVWDLSVLPTLYLPTSQTEPSATPGPLDLSSPSVLSSSASSCGEEDEGRTSDPPSPEPVHAYAPRQRMKCTGVMPHISPPEEEEEEERQAPVIAARPAFLCKHCPKEYTSLGALKMHIRSHTLPCVCTTCGKAFSRPWLLRGHIRTHTGERPFSCPHCNRAFADRSNLRAHLQTHAEVKKYQCGVCSRTFSRMSLLQKHSSSGCCSSTV, translated from the exons ATGCCTCGATCTTTCTTGGTCAAAAAGTACTTCGCGAAACAAAAGCCTAACTACAGTGAACTGGTATGTCACAATG ACACTTTGCTTGAGAGGTATCCTCTCGCTGAGCTCTCTTCTGGGGACAACACCTGCTTCACAACAGGTCTGGTGTGGGACCTGAGTGTCCTGCCCACCCTCTATCTGCCAACCTCCCAAACAGAGCCCTCTGCCACCCCGGGCCCCCTGGACCTCAGCTCCCCTTCC GTCCTCAGCAGCAGTGCCAGCAGCtgtggagaggaggatgaaggtcGCACCTCAGACCCCCCCAGCCCGGAACCCGTACACGCGTATGCCCCTCGCCAGCGGATGAAATGCACCGGTGTCATGCCTCACATCAGCCcccctgaggaggaggaggaagaggagcgacAAGCCCCTGTCATAGCAGCCAGGCCGGCCTTCCTCTGCAAACACTGCCCCAAAGAGTATACCAGCCTCGGGGCTCTGAAGATGCACATCCGCTCACACACCCTGCCCTGTGTGTGCACCACCTGTGGAAAGGCTTTCTCCAGGCCGTGGCTGCTGCGCGGCCAcatccgcacacacacag GTGAGCGTCCATTCTCCTGCCCCCACTGCAACCGGGCTTTTGCAGACCGCTCCAACTTGCGGGCTCACCTGCAGACCCATGCTGAGGTGAAGAAGTATCAGTGTGGCGTCTGCTCTCGCACCTTCAGCCGCATGTcgctgctgcagaaacacagcTCCTCCGGGTGCTGCTCCTCCACGGTGTGA
- the LOC115008574 gene encoding glutathione hydrolase 7-like isoform X2, with the protein MDGSTETQLNRKLPFSYNSFAGSPQLADGSSDFDKNRDLSHLPKNIPLKQLASGSPNLFDRSLSSFKETDEDISSQDTLMHVYAVSITFAIGVTIALILCINLGGSLVFVNGAVVSDHERCTLLSQRVLHDGGSSVDAAITAALCLGVVHPHVSGVGGGGVMLVHDIQKNETRVISFQGTAPTTLKEEMLQNVLELKAGLQVGVPGLLRGLHHAHSLYGSLSWEDVVARAAAVAKEGFNVSLGLDGHALLPGSYLKMSSLARVLEAGLSNFYDGIFSQEIEDEVQANGGVLSRADISDYSVQVEQPVEGLYDEFVIQVPPPPSTGAALISALNILDYLHFNGNNNIDNQTHHWVAEVLKGGLGEPKSSVTELLFNVLSKTQAEVLRQRINSSHTSPADSIVHSLQTERMAGKVVVMGPDDLIVSVASSLGTLFGSRIITQSGVVLNSLILNFSWPNKTRSQLLTSQKNRVQPGKRPLSPLMPTIVVPAWHKCGSYVALSSAGGQQSLSVIIQVLISALSFHKENNDSLSLRRLHPQRQPNRLLVDPEFPEEKTNPVVLGILRNKDIITPLTVPQLSDSSL; encoded by the exons ATGGATGGTTCTACTGAAACACAACTTAACAGGAAGTTACCATTCAGTTACAATAGTTTTGCTGGTTCACCTCAATTGGCTGATGGCTCAAGTGACTTCGACAAAAACCGTG ACCTCAGCCACCTCCCAAAGAACATCCCTCTGAAACAGTTGGCCTCTGGTAGCCCAAATTTGTTTGACCGAAGCCTGTCCAGCTTCAAAGAGACAGACGAGGACATCTCCAGTCAGGACACACTCATGCATGTCTATGCTGTATCTATCACCTTTGCCATTGGAGTGACCATTGCTTTGATCCTGTGTATTAACCTGGGGGGAAGTTTG GTTTTTGTAAATGGTGCGGTAGTGTCGGATCATGAGCGCTGCACTTTACTCAGCCAGAGAGTCCTTCATGATGGGGGATCCAGTGTGGATGCTGCCATCACTGCCGCCCTGTGTTTGGGTGTTGTGCATCCACATGTGTCAGGTGTTGGCGG AGGTGGGGTGATGCTGGTTCATGACATCCAGAAGAATGAAACCAGGGTGATTAGTTTTCAGGGAACTGCACCTACAACACTTAAAGAGGAGATGCTGCAGAACGTTTTAGAACTAAAG GCAGGATTGCAAGTGGGAGTGCCAGGTCTGCTCAGAGGCTTACACCATGCTCACAGCCTGTATGGGAG TCTATCATGGGAGGATGTGGTCgccagagctgctgctgttgccaaAGAAGGTTTCAATGTGTCTCTCGGTCTTG ATGGCCACGCTCTGCTTCCTGGTTCATATCTGAAGATGTCAAGTCTGGCTCGAGTCCTTGAGGCTGGTCTGTCAAATTTCTATGATGGGATCTTCTCACAAGAGATAGAAGATGAG GTGCAAGCTAATGGAGGGGTCCTGAGCAGAGCCGACATCAGTGACTAcagtgtgcaggtggagcagccAGTGGAAGGCCTGTACGATG AATTCGTTATTCAAGTACCTCCTCCCCCATCCACTGGTGCAGCGTTGATATCAGCGCTCAACATTTTGGACTACCTCCATTTCAATGGGAACAATAACATAGACAATCAAACACACCACTGGGTTGCCGAG GTTCTGAAAGGAGGTTTGGGTGAACCTAAGTCTTCAGTGACTGAGCTGCTCTTTAACGTGCTGAG TAAGACTCAAGCTGAAGTGCTTCGCCAGAGGATCAATTCCTCCCATACCTCTCCAGCCGACTCCATTGTCCACTCCCTACAGACAGAGCGGATGGCCGGGAAAGTTGTGGTCATGGGACCAGATGACCTCATAGTGTCAGTTGCAAG TTCCTTGGGCACGCTGTTTGGTAGCAGAATTATTACACAATCAGGCGTTGTTCTCAACAGCCTCATCCTCAACTTCTCCTGGCCAAACAAAACCCGAAGTCAACTCTTAACCAGCCAG AAAAACCGAGTCCAGCCTGGAAAGAGACCCCTATCCCCTCTCATGCCCACAATAGTGGTGCCAGCGTGGCATAAATGTGGGAGCTACGTGGCTCTAAGCAGTGCAGGTGGACAACAGAGTTTGAGTGTGATCATCCAG GTGTTGATCAGTGCACTGTCCTTCCATAAAGAGAACAATGACAGCCTCTCCCTGAGAAGACTCCACCCCCAACGTCAGCCAAACCGACTTCTTGTTGATc CTGAGTTTCCGGAAGAGAAGACAAACCCTGTTGTACTGGGTATCCTGAGGAACAAAGACATCATTACACCCTTAACAGTACCTCAATTATCTGATAGTTCCTTATAG
- the LOC115008574 gene encoding glutathione hydrolase 7-like isoform X4 yields MSCNITYRVLHDGGSSVDAAITAALCLGVVHPHVSGVGGGGVMLVHDIQKNETRVISFQGTAPTTLKEEMLQNVLELKAGLQVGVPGLLRGLHHAHSLYGSLSWEDVVARAAAVAKEGFNVSLGLAEAISKVKGEQLSQRFRDMFLPDGHALLPGSYLKMSSLARVLEAGLSNFYDGIFSQEIEDEVQANGGVLSRADISDYSVQVEQPVEGLYDEFVIQVPPPPSTGAALISALNILDYLHFNGNNNIDNQTHHWVAEVLKGGLGEPKSSVTELLFNVLSKTQAEVLRQRINSSHTSPADSIVHSLQTERMAGKVVVMGPDDLIVSVASSLGTLFGSRIITQSGVVLNSLILNFSWPNKTRSQLLTSQKNRVQPGKRPLSPLMPTIVVPAWHKCGSYVALSSAGGQQSLSVIIQVLISALSFHKENNDSLSLRRLHPQRQPNRLLVDPEFPEEKTNPVVLGILRNKDIITPLTVPQLSDSSL; encoded by the exons ATGTCATGCAACATAACATAT AGAGTCCTTCATGATGGGGGATCCAGTGTGGATGCTGCCATCACTGCCGCCCTGTGTTTGGGTGTTGTGCATCCACATGTGTCAGGTGTTGGCGG AGGTGGGGTGATGCTGGTTCATGACATCCAGAAGAATGAAACCAGGGTGATTAGTTTTCAGGGAACTGCACCTACAACACTTAAAGAGGAGATGCTGCAGAACGTTTTAGAACTAAAG GCAGGATTGCAAGTGGGAGTGCCAGGTCTGCTCAGAGGCTTACACCATGCTCACAGCCTGTATGGGAG TCTATCATGGGAGGATGTGGTCgccagagctgctgctgttgccaaAGAAGGTTTCAATGTGTCTCTCGGTCTTG CTGAAGCTATATCAAAGGTAAAAGGTGAGCAGCTGTCGCAACGTTTCAGGGATATGTTCCTCCCAGATGGCCACGCTCTGCTTCCTGGTTCATATCTGAAGATGTCAAGTCTGGCTCGAGTCCTTGAGGCTGGTCTGTCAAATTTCTATGATGGGATCTTCTCACAAGAGATAGAAGATGAG GTGCAAGCTAATGGAGGGGTCCTGAGCAGAGCCGACATCAGTGACTAcagtgtgcaggtggagcagccAGTGGAAGGCCTGTACGATG AATTCGTTATTCAAGTACCTCCTCCCCCATCCACTGGTGCAGCGTTGATATCAGCGCTCAACATTTTGGACTACCTCCATTTCAATGGGAACAATAACATAGACAATCAAACACACCACTGGGTTGCCGAG GTTCTGAAAGGAGGTTTGGGTGAACCTAAGTCTTCAGTGACTGAGCTGCTCTTTAACGTGCTGAG TAAGACTCAAGCTGAAGTGCTTCGCCAGAGGATCAATTCCTCCCATACCTCTCCAGCCGACTCCATTGTCCACTCCCTACAGACAGAGCGGATGGCCGGGAAAGTTGTGGTCATGGGACCAGATGACCTCATAGTGTCAGTTGCAAG TTCCTTGGGCACGCTGTTTGGTAGCAGAATTATTACACAATCAGGCGTTGTTCTCAACAGCCTCATCCTCAACTTCTCCTGGCCAAACAAAACCCGAAGTCAACTCTTAACCAGCCAG AAAAACCGAGTCCAGCCTGGAAAGAGACCCCTATCCCCTCTCATGCCCACAATAGTGGTGCCAGCGTGGCATAAATGTGGGAGCTACGTGGCTCTAAGCAGTGCAGGTGGACAACAGAGTTTGAGTGTGATCATCCAG GTGTTGATCAGTGCACTGTCCTTCCATAAAGAGAACAATGACAGCCTCTCCCTGAGAAGACTCCACCCCCAACGTCAGCCAAACCGACTTCTTGTTGATc CTGAGTTTCCGGAAGAGAAGACAAACCCTGTTGTACTGGGTATCCTGAGGAACAAAGACATCATTACACCCTTAACAGTACCTCAATTATCTGATAGTTCCTTATAG
- the LOC115008574 gene encoding glutathione hydrolase 7-like isoform X3 — MDGSTETQLNRKLPFSYNSFAGSPQLADGSSDFDKNRDLSHLPKNIPLKQLASGSPNLFDRSLSSFKETDEDISSQDTLMHVYAVSITFAIGVTIALILCINLGGSLVFVNGAVVSDHERCTLLSQRVLHDGGSSVDAAITAALCLGVVHPHVSGVGGGGVMLVHDIQKNETRVISFQGTAPTTLKEEMLQNVLELKAGLQVGVPGLLRGLHHAHSLYGSLSWEDVVARAAAVAKEGFNVSLGLAEAISKVKGEQLSQRFRDMFLPDGHALLPGSYLKMSSLARVLEAGLSNFYDGIFSQEIEDEVQANGGVLSRADISDYSVQVEQPVEGLYDEFVIQVPPPPSTGAALISALNILDYLHFNGNNNIDNQTHHWVAEVLKGGLGEPKSSVTELLFNVLSKTQAEVLRQRINSSHTSPADSIVHSLQTERMAGKVVVMGPDDLIVSVASSLGTLFGSRIITQSGVVLNSLILNFSWPNKTRSQLLTSQKNRVQPGKRPLSPLMPTIVVPAWHKCGSYVALSSAGGQQSLSVIIQRTMTASP, encoded by the exons ATGGATGGTTCTACTGAAACACAACTTAACAGGAAGTTACCATTCAGTTACAATAGTTTTGCTGGTTCACCTCAATTGGCTGATGGCTCAAGTGACTTCGACAAAAACCGTG ACCTCAGCCACCTCCCAAAGAACATCCCTCTGAAACAGTTGGCCTCTGGTAGCCCAAATTTGTTTGACCGAAGCCTGTCCAGCTTCAAAGAGACAGACGAGGACATCTCCAGTCAGGACACACTCATGCATGTCTATGCTGTATCTATCACCTTTGCCATTGGAGTGACCATTGCTTTGATCCTGTGTATTAACCTGGGGGGAAGTTTG GTTTTTGTAAATGGTGCGGTAGTGTCGGATCATGAGCGCTGCACTTTACTCAGCCAGAGAGTCCTTCATGATGGGGGATCCAGTGTGGATGCTGCCATCACTGCCGCCCTGTGTTTGGGTGTTGTGCATCCACATGTGTCAGGTGTTGGCGG AGGTGGGGTGATGCTGGTTCATGACATCCAGAAGAATGAAACCAGGGTGATTAGTTTTCAGGGAACTGCACCTACAACACTTAAAGAGGAGATGCTGCAGAACGTTTTAGAACTAAAG GCAGGATTGCAAGTGGGAGTGCCAGGTCTGCTCAGAGGCTTACACCATGCTCACAGCCTGTATGGGAG TCTATCATGGGAGGATGTGGTCgccagagctgctgctgttgccaaAGAAGGTTTCAATGTGTCTCTCGGTCTTG CTGAAGCTATATCAAAGGTAAAAGGTGAGCAGCTGTCGCAACGTTTCAGGGATATGTTCCTCCCAGATGGCCACGCTCTGCTTCCTGGTTCATATCTGAAGATGTCAAGTCTGGCTCGAGTCCTTGAGGCTGGTCTGTCAAATTTCTATGATGGGATCTTCTCACAAGAGATAGAAGATGAG GTGCAAGCTAATGGAGGGGTCCTGAGCAGAGCCGACATCAGTGACTAcagtgtgcaggtggagcagccAGTGGAAGGCCTGTACGATG AATTCGTTATTCAAGTACCTCCTCCCCCATCCACTGGTGCAGCGTTGATATCAGCGCTCAACATTTTGGACTACCTCCATTTCAATGGGAACAATAACATAGACAATCAAACACACCACTGGGTTGCCGAG GTTCTGAAAGGAGGTTTGGGTGAACCTAAGTCTTCAGTGACTGAGCTGCTCTTTAACGTGCTGAG TAAGACTCAAGCTGAAGTGCTTCGCCAGAGGATCAATTCCTCCCATACCTCTCCAGCCGACTCCATTGTCCACTCCCTACAGACAGAGCGGATGGCCGGGAAAGTTGTGGTCATGGGACCAGATGACCTCATAGTGTCAGTTGCAAG TTCCTTGGGCACGCTGTTTGGTAGCAGAATTATTACACAATCAGGCGTTGTTCTCAACAGCCTCATCCTCAACTTCTCCTGGCCAAACAAAACCCGAAGTCAACTCTTAACCAGCCAG AAAAACCGAGTCCAGCCTGGAAAGAGACCCCTATCCCCTCTCATGCCCACAATAGTGGTGCCAGCGTGGCATAAATGTGGGAGCTACGTGGCTCTAAGCAGTGCAGGTGGACAACAGAGTTTGAGTGTGATCATCCAG AGAACAATGACAGCCTCTCCCTGA